One window from the genome of Diospyros lotus cultivar Yz01 chromosome 11, ASM1463336v1, whole genome shotgun sequence encodes:
- the LOC127813702 gene encoding receptor-like serine/threonine-protein kinase SD1-6 isoform X6 encodes MNLKTSGYIAPEYVVDGIFSMKSDIFSFGVIVLEIISGKRNRMFHHPDHDLNLLGHAWNLWIEGKGIELLDPKVESPFSASELLKYIQVGLLCVQKSPEDRPSMASVLLMLITDTVMLPQPKKPGFYTERNYVEADYLLSESTGGTNEMTMTQIVPR; translated from the exons ATGAATTTAAAAACGAG TGGTTACATAGCTCCGGAATATGTAGTGGATGGCATTTTTTCAATGAAATCAGACATTTTTAGCTTTGGAGTCATAGTTCTAGAAATAATTAGTGGCAAAAGGAATAGAATGTTCCATCATCCAGACCATGACCTTAATCTTCTTGGACAT GCTTGGAACCTTTGGATTGAAGGAAAGGGAATTGAGCTTTTGGATCCAAAGGTGGAGAGTCCCTTTTCAGCGTCAGAGTTGTTAAAGTATATACAAGTTGGTCTTCTGTGTGTGCAGAAAAGCCCTGAAGACAGACCAAGCATGGCTTCGGTGCTCTTAATGTTGATTACTGATACTGTAATGTTGCCCCAGCCCAAGAAGCCTGGCTTTTATACGGAGAGGAATTACGTTGAGGCTGATTATTTGCTTTCTGAGAGTACTGGAGGTACCAATGAGATGACTATGACACAAATAGTGCCTCGATAA